A window of Caretta caretta isolate rCarCar2 chromosome 13, rCarCar1.hap1, whole genome shotgun sequence contains these coding sequences:
- the CSNK2A1 gene encoding casein kinase II subunit alpha, translating into MSGPVPSRARVYTDVNTHRPREYWDYESHVVEWGNQDDYQLVRKLGRGKYSEVFEAINITNNEKVVVKILKPVKKKKIKREIKILENLRGGPNIITLADIVKDPVSRTPALVFEHVNNTDFKQLYQTLTDYDIRFYMYEILKALDYCHSMGIMHRDVKPHNVMIDHEHRKLRLIDWGLAEFYHPGQEYNVRVASRYFKGPELLVDYQMYDYSLDMWSLGCMLASMIFRKEPFFHGHDNYDQLVRIAKVLGTEDLYDYIDKYNIELDPRFNDILGRHSRKRWERFVHSENQHLVSPEALDFLDKLLRYDHQSRLTAREAMEHPYFYPIVKDQARMGSSSMPGGSTPVSSASMMSGISSVPTPSPLGPLAGSPVISATNTLGMPVPAAAGAQQ; encoded by the exons ATGTCAGGACCCGTGCCAAGCAGGGCCAgagtttacactgatgtaaatacaCACAGACCCCGAGAGTACTGGGACTATGAGTCACATGTTGTTGAATGGGG AAATCAAGATGACTACCAACTAGTTCGGAAATTAGGCCGGGGCAAATACAGCGAAGTGTTTGAAGCCATCAACATCACAAATAATGAAAAAGTAGTAGTTAAAATCCTCAAG ccggtaaaaaagaagaaaatcaagcgTGAAATCAAGATCTTGGAGAACTTGCGAGGTGGTCCCAATATAATCACCCTTGCAGATATAGTAAAAGACCCTGTG TCCCGGACCCCTGCTTTGGTTTTTGAACATGTAAACAACACAGACTTTAAG CAATTGTACCAGACATTAACAGACTATGATATTAGATTCTACATGTATGAGATTTTGAAG GCTTTGGATTACTGTCATAGCATGGGAATCATGCACAGAGATGTCAAACCCCACAACGTCATGATTGACCATGAGCACAGAAAG CTGAGGCTAATAGACTGGGGTCTGGCTGAATTCTATCATCCTGGCCAGGAGTACAATGTCAGAGTGGCTTCCCGATACTTCAAAGGACCTGAACTCCTTGTAGATTATCAG atgtaTGACTATAGTCTGGATATGTGGAGCTTGGGTTGCATGTTGGCCAGTATGATCTTCCGAAAGGAGCCATTTTTCCATGGCCATGACAATTATGATCAG TTGGTCAGGATAGCCAAGGTGCTGGGGACAGAAGATCTATATGACTACATCGACAAATACAACATTGAACTGGATCCACGCTTCAATGACATCTTGGGCAG GCACTCCCGTAAGCGATGGGAGCGCTTTGTTCACAGTGAGAACCAACACTTGGTGAGCCCAGAAGCTCTGGATTTCTTAGACAAATTGCTGCGGTATGATCACCAGTCACGACTCACAGCAAGAGAAGCCATGGAACACCCCTACTTCT ATCCCATTGTGAAGGACCAGGCTCGGATGGGTTCATCCAGCATGCCAGGTGGCAGCACTCCTGTCAGCAGCGCCAGTATGATGTCAG GGATCTCTTCAGTGCCAACACCTTCACCCCTTGGACCTCTAGCGGGCTCACCCGTGATTTCTGCCACCAATACTCTGGGGATGCCGgttccagctgctgcaggagctcagcaGTAG